The following are encoded together in the Aerococcus mictus genome:
- a CDS encoding ABC transporter permease, which yields MKKTLGKDIWRSIRHSKGRFVSIVLLMLLGSLALVGLKVTGPNMRATGIDYFDDLNLADLSVIGTYGLDQGDQELINEIPGLDQVEYGYFKDVVPQESQASLRLFSKTETISTYQLKEGRLPDAIDEIALDYSYQGDYHLGDTIKFEEKADASGDKMLAQDTFTITGFLYTGEILSDINLGPSTAGTSELKGYGVVIPQVFQTDNYMVARLTFADLDGVDPYSQSYQDRLKDHQADLEAAFDEGKSQRLDRLKSEKQNEIDQAQEDLKAGQKAIYKKKQAVSDKEAQLAQLIPYQATLPKDQQDKVKQAQREIDQAKEELQAADTDITDKEEKIQAAQNQVDHLEAPTFLVYTRREAPGGEGYKIYSSINRIIDALANVFPVFMYFVAALVALTTMTRFVEEERTKSGTLMALGYTDRDIITKFILYGFLSSSLGAVLGIILGHTFIPLTVYHAYSGGFTVPEIQLHFYGKISLIAFTVAVLCGTVPAYLIAKKGLQAYPAQLLRPKAPAAGANVFLENLPGLWKRLSFMQKITARNLIRYKSRSWMTIFGVAGAVSLLFAGFSVQDSIRTVNNQQFGDLIHYEMIVAQKPGIDEEQSQDLQEALDSNQVDQYLNIHYENLSKVAGKKLDKQDIKLIVPQNEAKFHEYLSLQNRSSGQVLSLADDGIIISERLARLLNVQVGDGVTFEDRDGRDYDMKVSGITEMYMGHFAFTTSRGYENIFGKDYSTNASMVQLKDQSTSNVEAQSAEFMNLDGVMTVVQNTTLTNQVNTIVNSLDKIMKVLILVAVLLGVVILYNLTTINVSERMRELSTIKVLGFYDKEVTMYIYRETIILTMLGLLAGYVIGEGLHQYILWIVSPDNIMFNPALTPRSFALPAIIIAIITIILGLLINHRLKEVDMLEALSGVE from the coding sequence ATGAAAAAAACACTAGGAAAGGATATTTGGCGGTCGATTCGTCACTCCAAAGGACGATTTGTTTCCATTGTCTTATTGATGCTACTTGGATCCTTAGCCTTGGTCGGGTTGAAAGTCACCGGACCCAATATGCGAGCGACGGGGATCGATTATTTTGACGACCTAAACTTAGCTGACCTATCCGTCATCGGTACTTATGGCTTGGACCAAGGCGACCAAGAGCTTATTAATGAAATACCAGGCTTAGACCAGGTAGAATATGGTTATTTTAAAGATGTCGTGCCCCAAGAAAGTCAAGCTAGCCTTCGTCTCTTTTCAAAGACAGAAACGATTTCTACTTATCAATTAAAGGAAGGCCGCTTGCCAGATGCGATAGATGAGATCGCCTTGGATTATTCCTACCAGGGAGACTATCACCTAGGGGATACCATCAAGTTTGAAGAAAAAGCAGATGCCTCAGGAGATAAAATGTTGGCCCAGGACACTTTCACTATTACCGGATTTCTCTATACCGGAGAAATTCTCTCGGACATCAATCTGGGCCCTTCGACCGCGGGAACTAGTGAGTTGAAGGGCTACGGCGTAGTCATTCCCCAAGTTTTTCAGACCGATAATTACATGGTCGCGCGCTTGACCTTTGCGGATTTAGATGGGGTTGATCCCTACAGTCAAAGCTATCAAGATCGTCTTAAAGACCACCAAGCAGACTTAGAAGCAGCCTTTGACGAGGGAAAAAGCCAGCGTTTAGACCGCTTAAAGAGCGAAAAGCAGAATGAAATTGACCAAGCACAAGAGGACTTAAAGGCCGGACAAAAGGCCATATACAAGAAAAAGCAGGCAGTTAGTGATAAAGAAGCCCAACTTGCTCAGCTTATCCCCTATCAAGCCACCTTGCCTAAAGACCAGCAAGATAAAGTCAAGCAAGCTCAAAGAGAAATTGACCAGGCAAAGGAAGAGCTACAAGCAGCGGATACTGATATCACAGATAAAGAGGAAAAAATCCAAGCAGCGCAAAATCAAGTGGACCACTTAGAAGCACCCACTTTCCTGGTCTATACTCGCCGTGAAGCTCCAGGGGGAGAAGGCTATAAGATTTATTCTTCTATTAACCGTATCATTGATGCCTTGGCCAATGTATTTCCAGTCTTCATGTATTTTGTAGCGGCCTTGGTGGCTTTGACGACTATGACCCGCTTTGTGGAAGAAGAGCGGACCAAGTCAGGCACTCTAATGGCCTTAGGTTACACAGACCGCGACATTATCACAAAATTTATCCTATACGGTTTCCTTTCCAGTAGTCTGGGAGCGGTTTTGGGGATCATACTTGGTCACACTTTTATTCCCCTAACCGTCTACCATGCCTATAGCGGTGGCTTCACTGTTCCTGAAATTCAGCTCCACTTCTATGGGAAAATTTCTCTGATTGCCTTTACCGTGGCCGTCTTGTGCGGGACCGTGCCCGCTTATCTGATAGCTAAGAAAGGACTCCAAGCCTATCCGGCCCAGCTCTTACGTCCCAAGGCTCCGGCCGCTGGGGCTAATGTTTTCTTAGAGAATTTACCGGGCCTGTGGAAGCGACTGAGCTTTATGCAAAAAATTACCGCTCGTAATTTGATTCGCTATAAGAGTCGGTCCTGGATGACCATCTTTGGAGTTGCCGGTGCTGTTTCCTTGCTTTTTGCCGGCTTTTCGGTACAAGATTCCATCCGCACAGTGAATAACCAGCAATTCGGAGACTTGATCCATTATGAAATGATTGTGGCCCAAAAACCGGGAATTGATGAAGAGCAAAGCCAGGATCTTCAAGAAGCCTTGGATAGTAATCAAGTAGACCAATACTTAAATATCCATTATGAAAACTTGTCTAAAGTTGCAGGCAAGAAGCTAGATAAGCAGGACATCAAACTCATTGTTCCCCAGAATGAAGCCAAGTTTCACGAATACCTCAGCTTACAAAACCGTTCCAGTGGCCAAGTCTTGTCCTTAGCCGATGACGGGATCATTATTTCCGAACGCTTGGCCCGCCTCTTGAATGTCCAAGTCGGTGATGGGGTCACTTTTGAAGATCGAGATGGCAGGGACTATGACATGAAGGTTAGTGGTATTACTGAAATGTATATGGGACACTTTGCCTTCACCACGTCCCGTGGTTATGAAAATATTTTTGGAAAAGACTATAGCACGAATGCAAGCATGGTCCAGCTAAAGGACCAGTCGACCAGCAATGTGGAAGCCCAATCGGCTGAATTTATGAACTTAGACGGAGTCATGACTGTGGTACAAAATACCACTCTGACTAACCAAGTCAATACGATCGTGAATTCCCTGGATAAAATTATGAAAGTCTTGATTCTGGTTGCTGTCCTCCTAGGCGTGGTCATTCTTTATAACCTGACTACCATCAATGTCTCGGAAAGAATGCGGGAACTATCAACCATTAAAGTTCTCGGCTTCTACGATAAGGAAGTCACCATGTACATTTACCGGGAGACCATTATTCTTACGATGCTTGGTCTCCTGGCTGGTTACGTGATTGGGGAAGGTCTGCACCAATATATTCTGTGGATCGTTTCACCTGATAATATCATGTTCAACCCCGCCCTCACTCCTAGAAGTTTCGCACTACCAGCTATCATCATCGCCATCATTACTATTATCCTTGGACTCCTCATCAATCACCGCCTCAAGGAAGTAGACATGCTCGAGGCTCTATCGGGAGTAGAGTAG